Proteins co-encoded in one Vicia villosa cultivar HV-30 ecotype Madison, WI unplaced genomic scaffold, Vvil1.0 ctg.000282F_1_1, whole genome shotgun sequence genomic window:
- the LOC131626332 gene encoding autophagy-related protein 18d-like, with product MMADTPSSPMNSPVSTAQGTFPNSMIGSCEHPNSGASSSLSWPDADINDSDESNLFSISWNQDYDCFAAGTSHGFRIYNCEPFKETFRRDLKSGGFKIVEMLFRSNVLALVGAVANSHYPPNKVLIWDDHQSRCIGEFTFRSEVRGVKLRRDRIVVVLEHKIYVYHLMDLKLLHQIETVANPRGLCCLSYHSNTFVLACPGRCKGQVRVEHFGLNVTKSINAHDSQIACLTLTMDGLLLATASVKGTLIRIFNTMDGSTLQEVRRGVDRAEINSISLSQNVQWLAASSDKGTVHIFNLRVRVFGEDSVIRPNYAQGPGLLHQNSSTALDPLISPNTGANPNSSLSFMRGVLPKYFSSEWSFAQFHLPENTKFIVAFGSHNTVLIAGMDGSFYRCSFDQINGGEMLQKEYIRFLKC from the exons ATGATGGCGGATACCCCCTCATCTCCTATGAATTCGCCTGTTTCAACAGCTCAAGGAACATTTCCAAATTCAATGATCGGAAGTTGCGAACACCCTAATAGTGGGGCCTCGTCTTCTCTTTCGTGGCCCGATGCAGACATCAACGACAGTGATGAATCTAATTTGTTCTCAATTTCATGGAATCAGGACTACGATTGCTTTGCTGCTGGAACAAGTCACGGTTTTCGCATCTATAATTGTGAACCTTTCAAAGAAACTTTCCGACGTGATTTAAAAAGCGGAGGTTTCAAAATTGTCGAGATGCTGTTCCGTAGCAACGTCCTAGCGCTTGTTGGTGCCGTAGCTAACTCCCATTACCCTCCCAATAAAGTTTTGATCTGGGATGATCATCAGAGCAGGTGCATTGGTGAATTCACATTTAGATCTGAAGTTCGTGGAGTGAAATTAAGACGTGATCGAATTGTAGTTGTTCTCGAGCACAAAATATATGTTTATCACTTAATGGATTTGAAGCTTCTTCATCAAATTGAGACAGTGGCAAATCCTAGAGGCCTGTGCTGTCTTTCATACCATTCAAATACGTTTGTTTTGGCTTGTCCTGGTCGTTGCAAAGGACAGGTTCGAGTTGAACACTTTGGACTGAATGTGACTAAATCAATCAATGCTCATGATTCCCAAATTGCATGCTTGACTCTGACAATGGACGGTCTCCTTCTTGCAACTGCTAGTGTGAAGGGCACTTTGATTAGAATCTTCAATACAATGGACGGGTCTACTTTACAAGAA GTAAGAAGAGGGGTGGATAGGGCTGAAATCAACAGTATATCTCTGTCTCAAAATGTCCAATGGTTGGCAGCATCAAGTGACAAAGGCACTGTTCATATATTCAACTTGAGAGTGAGAGTATTTGGGGAGGATAGTGTAATACGCCCAAATTATGCCCAGGGGCCTGGACTGCTTCATCAGAATTCTTCAACTGCTTTAGATCCCTTGATTTCTCCAAATACCGGTGCCAACCCCAATTCATCATTATCTTTCATGAGAG GGGTCTTACCAAAATATTTTAGCTCAGAATGGTCATTTGCGCAGTTCCACTTACCTGAAAATACTAAATTCATTGTGGCATTTGGATCTCATAATACCGTCCTAATTGCTGGCATGGATGGAAG TTTTTACAGATGCAGCTTTGATCAAATAAACGGGGGCGAGATGTTGCAGAAGGAATATATTCGTTTCCTAAAATGTTAA